One part of the Amaranthus tricolor cultivar Red isolate AtriRed21 chromosome 16, ASM2621246v1, whole genome shotgun sequence genome encodes these proteins:
- the LOC130802754 gene encoding universal stress protein A-like protein, with amino-acid sequence MKVMVGLDESNGSLYALEWVVSNILKPKQDTDHTLHQNQDLLVYLVHVNIPFQTYVYPAGPVVYTTSSVLESVRQAQDQISAGIFARAMDTCHKNEIKAEAINLRGDPKEEICQAADQKQVDLLVVGSRGLGMLKRAFLGSVSDYCAHHVKCPVLIVKPPKELADKQELVQRKA; translated from the exons ATGAAGGTGATGGTGGGTTTAGATGAAAGTAATGGtagtttgtatgctcttgaaTGGGTTGTCTCCAATATTCTGAAACCTAAGCAAGACACAGATCATACTCTTCATCAAAATCAAGATTTGTTGGTCTACTTGGTTCATGTCAACATTCCTTTTCAGACTTACGTCTATCCTGCTGGACCTG TTGTGTATACGACAAGTTCAGTGTTAGAGTCAGTTCGGCAGGCACAAGATCAAATATCTGCCGGTATTTTCGCTCGGGCTATGGACACTTGCCACAAAAATGAG ATCAAAGCTGAAGCAATAAATCTTCGAGGAGAccccaaggaagaaatttgtcAAGCTGCTGACCAAAAACAAGTTGACCTTTTGGTTGTGGGTAGTCGCGGTCTTGGCATGCTCAAAAG GGCTTTTTTAGGAAGCGTAAGTGATTATTGTGCGCATCATGTAAAATGTCCAGTGTTGATCGTAAAGCCGCCAAAGGAATTGGCCGACAAACAAGAACTTGTTCAGAGAAAAGCTTAG